Proteins encoded in a region of the Orcinus orca chromosome 8, mOrcOrc1.1, whole genome shotgun sequence genome:
- the BBS1 gene encoding Bardet-Biedl syndrome 1 protein isoform X5, whose translation MAAASSSDSDSGRAESSEASSKWLDAHYDPMANIHTFSACLQLADLHGDGEYKLVVGDLGPGGQQPRLKVLKGPTVLSESPLPALPAAAATFLMEQHEPRTPALALASGPCVYVYKNLRPYFKFSLPQLPPNPLEQDLWNQAKEDRIDPLTLKEMLEGIREKAEVPLSVQSLRFLQLELSEMEAFVNQHKSKSIRRQSLGGWCEGSYWVTPGVPLQTVITTMTTLKKNLADEDAVSCLVLGTENKELLVLDPEAFTVLAKMSLPSVPVFLEVSGQFDVEFRLAAACRNGNIYMLRRDSKRPKYCIELSAQPVGLVRVHKVLVVGSNQDSLHGFTHKGKRLWTVQMPAAILTMNLLEQRSRGLQAVMAGLANGEVRIYRDKALLSIVRTPDAVTSLCFGRYGREDHTLIMTTRGGGLIIKILKRTAVFVEGGGEAGPPPAQAMKLNMPRKTRLYVDQTLREREAGTGRPLPAAPPGRPCLCAGPRVQPEPRVCDGAGAAQAARCGEHPRGGGHQATSGPGGQRSGLCGHPSAQERIPRQLGPVPLLTFPQAQGPRLTSSPVRALSPLSCAASSPWLAAEWGTLSSPLIPCGASDEPPDLGQGTQVVTLGCFFPGALRDSYSCGTGKKPVHFGNCRQPKELGLPSTGKGPS comes from the exons ATGGCTGCTGCGTCTTCGTCGGATTCCGACAGCGGCAGAGCTGAGAG CAGTGAAGCCAGTTCGAAATGGCTGGATGCACACTACGACCCCATGGCCAACATCCACACCTTTTCCGCCTGCCTGC AGCTGGCAGATTTGCATGGTGACGGGGAGTACAAG CTGGTGGTGGGGGACCTTGGCCCAGGTGGGCAGCAGCCCCGCCTGAAGGTGCTTAAAGGGCCCACAGTGCTGAGCGAAAGCCCGCTACCTGCCCTgccagctgctgctgccaccttCCTCATGGAGCAACACGAACCCCGGACACCAGCGCTGGCACTCGCGTCAGGcccttgtgtgtatgtgtataagaATCTCAGGCCCTACTTCAAGTTCAGCCTGCCCCAGTTGCCTCCAAACCCCCTGGAACAGGACCTTTGGAACCAGGCCAAAGAG GACCGGATTGACCCCCTGACCCTGAAGGAGATGCTGGAGGGCATCCG ggagaaggcagaggtGCCTTTGTCTGTACAGTCACTCAG GTTTCTGCAGCTGGAGCTGAGTGAAATGGAGGCATTTGTGAACCAGCACAAGTCCAAGTCCATCAGGCGGCAG TCTCTGGGGGGATGGTGTGAGGGGAGCTACTGGGTGACCCCTGGAGTCCCTCTGCAGACAGTCATCACCACCATGACCACCTTAAAGAAGAACCTGGCTGACGAGGATGCTGTGTCCTGCCTGGTGCTGGGCACTGAGAACAAGGAGCTCCTGGTGCTGGACCCAGAAGCCTTCACTGTTTTGGCCAAG ATGAGCCTACCCAGCGTCCCCGTCTTCCTGGAGGTTTCTGGCCAGTTCGATGTGGAGTTCCGTCTTGCTGCTGCCTGCCGCAACGGGAACATCTATATGCTGAGAAG AGACTCCAAGCGCCCCAAGTACTGCATCGAGCTGAGTGCCCAGCCTGTGGGGCTTGTCCGGGTTCACAAGGTCCTGGTGGTGGGCAGCAACCAAGACAGCCTGCATGGCTTCACCCACAAG GGTAAGAGGCTGTGGACAGTGCAGATGCCCGCAGCCATCCTGACCATGAACCTCCTGGAGCAGCGCTCCCGGGGCCTGCAGGCCGTCATGGCCGGACTGGCCAACGGAGAGGTCCGCATCTACCGCGACAAGGCCCTGCTCAGCATCGTCCGCACGCCG GATGCAGTGACCAGCCTTTGCTTTGGCCGCTACGGGCGGGAAGATCACACCCTCATCATGACTACACGAG GCGGTGGCCTGATTATCAAGATCCTGAAGCGCACAGCAGTGTTTGTGGAGGGGGGAGGTGAAGCAGGTCCCCCACCAGCCCAGGCCATGAAACTCAACATGCCCCGAAAGACCCGGCTTTACGTGGATCAGACACTGCGAGAGCGGGAAGCCGGCACCG GCAGACCTCTACCTGCTGCGCCTCCGGGCCGCCCGTGCCTATGCGCAGGCCCTCGAGTCCAGCCTGAGCCCCGTGTCTGCGACGGCGCGGGAGCCGCTCAAGCTGCACGCTGTGGTGAGCACCCACGTGGCGGGGGGCATCAGGCCACCTCGGGGCCAGGAGGGCAGAGGTCAGGGCTGTGCGGGCACCCCTCGGCCCAGGAGCGGATCCCAAGGCAACTAGGCCCCGTGCCCCTTCTCACCTTCCCACAGGCCCAGGGCCCAAGGCTCACGTCCTCCCCTGTGAGAGCGCTCTCACCTCTTTCCTGTGCCGCCTCTTCCCCTTGGCTGGCCGCAGAGTGGGGCACGCTCTCCAGCCCCCTTATTCCATGCGGTGCCTCAGACGAGCCCCCAGACTTGGGGCAGGGCACACAGGTAGTCACCTTGGGCTGTTTCTTCCCAGGAGCCTTGAGGGACTCTTACAGCTGTGGTACAGGGAAGAAACCTGTTCATTTCGGTAACTGCCGGCAGCCCAAGGAGTTGGGACTGCCCAGTACTGGGAAGGGGCCATCCTGA